acttcactttcattttaattcaaaagaaaatgcttttcatttttggattttttacttaaattacaagaataataggaaaaaaattttttcaacttctgactttcaattagctttcaaggggacaccctacagattctagaacaccatgtaatttttttcgttgggactaccccgtttgatcaattatttattttaaaaacgagtgggccacctcaaaatgttgagtaaaaaaattttttttttcataaaaatttttttttttttataaggtacaaattctacccccatgctaagaaaaacaaaaaaaaagttttttttcaacccaccctaaccAATATGTTCACaaaatgatcaaaaatttatatcaccgaaaaaatatctacttaAAAGACTTAacacaagtgacgacaaaaagtaaattacaaatactggtaaaataagtcatctaaattactttttaattgaaataagacaggaaaaataaactcaGCTCTGTCTCCGGAACCAACATTTGCATGTCgtatatataacaaaaaaggtgactttgagacaaaaaaaaaatttgtcttatccttttaaaagacattttaaagttgactctgtgctacttgggaatttatttaaagaaaatgaatGTACGATCAtctttttttcccgcgtaatttaaatgtaattcgaatgatatacacttatccaaaaaatgaaaggaacaagaaaattttataaaatttttagtaatttttggaaggctgtattttcgtgaaaaatgaacgtctcaaaaaaataaaaaaagcaaattgaagcttgaaatctctagtaaaagcaaattgtagctgattaaatttcctaaacgagccatgaattgattttttcgaaaaaaaatttcccggccccgtagacctaaaaaacaaaactaaaaaatttggaaaaattttgtctcgacctttttcttatgattccgcaaaaaccgtggctcaaaaaaatattttgctggaagatctttaaactagagatttcaagcttcaatttgcttttttttattttttcgatacgatcatttttcacgaaaatacagccttccaaaaatcactaaaaaatttataaaattttcttgttcctttaatttcttggataagtgtagataaatttatttatcttgatacttgacaataaaaaagattttaaatcatgaaaaggcacaaagtCAAGTCGATACCTTTTTAACGATACATATAAATACGgctggaacaaaattttccttattctcttaataatatagaaatagataataaataataacttacaggcaatttaattttagcaCGTAAATTAGAGCcaatacattttaatttagtaTGATAAGAATGATAATTAACATGCTTAATAATATCTGGTATACTATCATTTTCATACTGGCAATGTTTCCATTTACAAACATAAACGCCTTTATCATCAATATCATCTTGGTCATCCTCATtatcttcattattatttttactgctTTCATCAGCATCACTTTTATcactattataattattgttattaatattgcTTAGAATTTTAACATCTAAATCAGAGACGTGATTAGCAACATGATGGACATAATGCTCCACATCTGTGCTAGTGTACTGACAATCTTTCCattcacaaattaaattaagaatTTCATCTTTCAGCTGTATCTTTAATCGTCGTCTTTTACCACCACATTCAGACACTGAATCAAACTCGGAATCAGTGTCAAAACATTCAGATAAATCATAATCACTCTCTTTATCACGTTCTCTTTTATTGCTATTACGCAAAGTCGAGGGTGATAATATACTTTGTGTTACCCAATGGTTACATCTCTCTTGGATTTCTTGATTTTTTACGTACTCTGTTATGCTACCAgccattatttatatttacagttTATCTCCATacctataaaatatattttaaagaattatttatcaattacagtctacatattttaaagatcagtgtgaatgtagctgacAATTGTCTTgggaatttaataaattttaagatacTCAAGTTAGCCGTATCAttgaaattagcagacaattaaaaatcttcggatttttttttcaacgaattaatgatagaaaaataaattttttttttaatgcacaggtagaaaatttaaGAGGCTatgagtgcaattttttcaaatattttttggatttttttataaacgaaaaatagcaataaaaaaaatagtttaaaaaattgcacctatggctttttaaattttttacatgtgcatttttttagttttttttttttgtaattgattcgGTAGaaagaatcaaaaaattgttaattgtcttctaTTGTCTAACTTATGAGCGTAATTGTAGCAGAGGtacgacaatttttaaattacatataaaaaaattatataattaaaataataaaatataaaaaaatgcatgtactgaattttttgaattttctaaacatgGATTGtttcattgttattttataaacagtttaatttataatttcaaagtttaaaaattgacagaTCCGCTAACtttacaataatttcaatgatagttagcagacatttgaaatttgaataaattattttaacagatgaataataaaaaaaaaatatttctaaaaaaatgcacatgtagaaaatttaattaactatacgtgcaattttttaaaataatttccaacTTCAAGAtcagaatatttttgaatcactaaatcaaatttaattatattaaaaattaaaaaattcgtatttagagatttgaaattcgcgcatttttttaatttcaattaattaatttatttatttattttaaatttacaaattgtCTCATATCTGCAATATTCACATTcatttttgacatttaaatatttcccgccatttttcactagtcaatatatattttattattctatttatttaatcattcactgtttttttgcattaataattaagtcataattaaaaatatgaatttagtAATTACTTACGGTGAACAATTATCATTTCattataaatgatattaattagctttatatttattttttgtatcacAAAATCGCCATGATGATTTTACgtcgtaatttttactcacaactCACacgtgtttttaaattattttaatttaattactgaattaaagtaatggttatttatttataattataaaaacaaaaggtTTTTGTTATTGAATAATTGATGGATGATTTTTGagtgtttaatttaaataatgtggaaaaaattgattacaaAACTTTCAACATCTGATGTCAAGAAGCGTCTGAACGATACTGGCGGGATCTTTAGTTTTGTTTGTCGACATAATTCTACTGGTGCTTCAACCAGTGCTTCAACTTCAACAATTTATGCATTATCATCtggttattatatatttttattcataaattatatatactagaaataatacttttttaaataaaatttctattttatttttaatagaaacaaataaaataaaaatgagaaataaaattaatttttaattttcgcgcgtttcattattaataattttatctttttatttattgttgatgaagtcatatatattaaaattttcatatatttttttgaatttttttatccagtTGATGAATTTTGATGGCCAAGAATAGGagacattcaaaaattttttaaaagtatttaaaaaaaaaacaattaacttttaattttcgcgcgtttgattattaatcatttttttttactaataaaattttattattgaagcagttatataaatatatatattaatattttcatatattttttatgagtatTTTTATCTAGTTGGTAAATTTTAATGGCCGAGATCGaagaattcaaaatatattttttaaatattaacaaaaaattttcattatatatacaaataattaaagaagtATCTGTgtgtattttcaaataatttgtaatttatttacgaaaacaaattaattttttggaggcctgctatttttattatcataaatttaaatttaaattaccacagaatattaagtttttaattttgttgcagttatttaaaatacattttgtataaaatttttaaaagttttagcATAAATTAGTAGGATAAGTGCCAAATATTAACCGTGTGCTATTTAATGACCGCGTAACTAAATACatttgaaaatagaaaaatcggtaaatttatttcatgaaaaatatgaaattacgaatttttaccaaatacttttataaaaattttaaatatctgtTGAAGAatttgttgattatttttaaaaatatttcattttgtagttaattttttttttaaaccgaatacttttatttcttcagtaaaaaaataaaagtttgcaaaaaattattattttggatcatgaatcgattttttttcatataaaaaaaacttttctccCAACGTAGACTGGTCacatttacttttaaattacaagtGATATTAGCAATGATTTAACAACTGATTGTTTTctgtttgaataaatatatagaaatatataaattataggtcAAGGAAAATGTGGAGTTGCTGTTGTACGAATATCAGGAAGTAGATCATTagaagcattaaaaaaaatgacgagTTTATTAAATCCTTCTCCAAGACAagtatttttacgaaaaatttacGACCCAATTACCAGAGACGTTATCGATAAAGGACTGTGCCTTTGGTTTCCAGGTTCGATAAACTCTTGACtaatttttccataaaatatataaatatttactaactATTACACTACTAACCAATAATCtatccctggtggaaatttttcggacttttctctaaaaaaaactctgaaaaagtcttcagaactttgaaaaaatctttagaactttagaactgagttttccagaggaaattctaaaaaatttccaccagggattgaccaattaaaaaatttcaaggccCAAATTCATTCACTGGTGAAGACAGCGTCGAGTTCCAAGTACACGGAGGCCCAGCAGTAATAGAATCTTTAATGTCTGCTCTATCAAAGCTTGAATTCACTCCAGCAGAACCTGGTGAATTTACAAAACGCGCATTCTACAACGGGAAACTTGACTTAACTGAAATAGAAGGCCTAGCAGATTTAATTCACGCAGAAACAGAGCAGCAACGCAAGCAAGCCCTCCTTCAAGCGGACGGAAGCCTCAGTAATTTATATAActcatggaaaaaaaaactgtccACATCACTTGCGAATATCGAGGCCTACATAGACTTCAGCGAAGATGATAATATTGAACAGAATGTATTAGAAAATTGTAATGAAAGGATCAAAAGTCTTGTTAGCGAAATTTCTAAACATCTTGCAGATGGCCGACGTGGAGAAATTTTACGCTCCGGGGTACGTACGGTTATCATCGGGCAGCCTAATGTAGGGAAAAGTAGTctactaaattatttagtgCGCAGAAATGCTGCTATTGTGACTCCAATAGCAGGAACTACTAGAGATATTGttgaattaaatacaaatatatcaGGATATCCTGTTATTTTAGCAGATACTGCAGGACTTGTTACATCTACTAGAGATATTGTTGAAGAAGAAGGCATAAAAAGAGCCAGATCTTATGCCGTCACCGCTGATTTTATCATTCTGATGATTGACATCTCGAATTATTTGTCAAGTTGTAAATCAATCAGCGACTACGTCCGTTATTATATTGATCTACtagaaataaatgatttaattaaagacaaacagacaaattttatcgttgttgttaataaaattgatctaattaataaagacagtgaaaaaataataaatgatttaaaggATTATGGAGCCGTACCGATTTCTTGTGATAAAGAAGATGGACTTAGTGATTTATTAAATGCATtgactattaaatttaaagacatGTAAGTTTGATTATTggatagttaattaatttgttgataaatttgttaatttattgttttagttGCGGAAATCCATCGAGAGAAAATCCGACGATAAGCCAAACGAGACATAGAATCCATTTGATAaattgtgttgattatttaaataattatttagagatgataaataaatatgagtatGATATGGTAATTGCGGCACAGCAAATACGCTTTGCAATGAGAGAACTGGGTAAAATAACTGGCCATGTTAGTAGTGAAGAGATtttagatattatttttaaaaatttttgtattggaaaataataaaagtatttatgaataaattatttagttatacgtgtaaaaaaaaaaagtttgatgtCGAACTTCGAAATTTGAGACGATTCcgaatttttttgagttgTAAATCCTCAGTATTATCACGGcaagattggaacccgactggttactgttctgtaCCCGACTCGTACggttttggaaaaaattctcGATTGTGGTGCAGCACTACACTGATTACTGTGTAGAACTACACTGATTcaaaattgtatgaaattttaatgtatcgaatctttatttttatgatcaggTTGGCGGACAGTTAACAAattacttacttttttttcagcatcatttacaaaaaaaaatctgaaaactgcctgaccctgcaggccagctCCGAAACTTCTCGTTGTTTCCGAGCTCAGGGAGCTCGTAAACATtgttacttataaatttttgagctcttcgagcagTCGAAAAGGCTCACCAAGAGTTAGAACTGATTATATTTTAAGGTAAATCGGGCAAGTGGTTTATGagttatacgcaaaaaaccaaaaacaaaaaaatttatgatcctgaaggtTGCAGACCGTtgacaattttcgaatttttgtttcaacgacttaacttaaaaaaaaataaatataaaaatatgcacatgtagaaaatttaataaactataggtgcaatttttgaaatttcttattgtttcaaatttattgtttttgaggaaatccaaaaattactagacgtcggctaacttcagtatcataaaaattttttaatttttattcttcgtataacttgtaaactacgtGACCGATCTACAATTCGATCtactttcaaaatattttttctttcataatttatcttttttaaaaaattcaaaaagttatcagACGCCGgtactgattttatttttctacgggaatttgaatttcccgcGTATTTTAATGGCGCCagcgttaaatttttaaagaacaaCGAGATGCTTGTAATCGCATGCGCAGAGTCTTGAAAAAGGTTGTTTCTTTTCCACGCAGTGACGGATAACAAGAAGGTTGGTTATTCTTAAAAtctgttaattattataaaatctcattaaataaattacaaataattgtgtaattaattaaagtaatgttTCAATGACAAAtagtgataaatatttttgttaaattatcattgaaaattgacagattaatttttttagacagGCATGATTTTCTAACctcttttaattgtttttcttagGATGCCTGCACGATTCGAGTTGGCCGTCGGCCTCAACCGAGGACACAAAACCACGAAAATTCGTGTTGCAAAAAACAAAACCGAAAAGACAAGAACTGTTGCTTTGAGACCTTCTCGTTTCAAGGGGGTAAgtttattttaccattcatttatTCATACACTGATAGATATTGTTACCCCATAGTCGTTATTTGTATTACTATACTTTACTATCCTtagatttttatatcaatgattttgatatatttaatatatttttccgaataattataatgtttttgaataaatccaCTGACACATACgatctattaaaaataaaaaaacttgaaatatgcacatgtaggaaattaaaaaaactatcgttgcaatcttttaaaatattttttaaaaataaattagttttaaaaaaaaattcaaaaattattagacgtcgactAACTTTAGTCTCTTATTGTAATGATCTTGAAGTTGAAagacagttgaaaattttcgaattattttttaatacctcaatcacaaaaaaaaagaaatatgtacatgtagaaaattaaaaaaaatattagtgcaatttttaaaaataatttacagtttagaaaaaaagttcaaaaattatcagacgtcagTTAACTTTAGTCTCATTCTAtttcaacaataattttatatcataCTGAACCCgacgtcttataatttttagattttttcagaacgacaatttataacaaatgatatttttaaaaactccacTGAcagtttttgtaattttctacgtccatatttttaattttttttttttgtaaggtAGAAGATCTAGTACCttatcagggaactagtactcgatcactccatgtattggtatatttatatctagtaaaatttagtaaatatagatttacaaatatatgagAGGTCGGTACTAGTTatctgatcgggtactgggtctcatACCGTAAtttgttgaaacaaaaatctgaaaattgtcaattatctcccgtgtaaaaaaaattttctttcataatgaatttagatctCGAGTTAGATTTCATCTCAAAACTCAGATCGTgtcacaaatatgactttcatcataaatttactccaacttttcgtctagtaaatcagtaccaattataaaattaatttattacgtctTTGAATTAAACTTGGGATGACTTCGATAGAAATGACCGAATTTTTACTGAATGAAACCTTTCGTCGAATTTATCGATTcagaaattaccaataaatttcttctatcaagtacttgatttacgtaaatcagtttcgattgtaaaattaatttagtgaatgaacttcggatcacttggatttaaattttactgtcaTAATTTTCACGTGATTAAAGTTGATAACAccaattcatgatgaaagtcgTATTTGTAGATCATTAATTTCATTGGTTACATTTCGTGAACCCAACGTTCACATACTTAGACCTTGATAACTATTTGATGTGCgcaatgttaatttaaatttgactttatGGTTGATAAGGTCTAAGATATGAACGTTGGGGTTCGTGAAATGTAACCATTAAAATTAGAATTGAAGTGGACCTGATAcgctcatttatttatttaacaacaatattattttcattgttgataaattttttctgactcATCTGATccagattttcaaaaactgttgatataaaatttgtattccAAAGTAACAtgaattacaaataaattttttggccatataatcgattgaaaaaatatatccacgattgtatatatgtatgattgTATATATTATgagtattgatttttaatattaataaaaaatatatttgattacAGCGTCAAACCAAACACACTAAATTCCAACGTGATTTGATTCGTGAAGTAACTGGTCATGCTCCTTACGAAAAGCGCGCGATGGAATTGTTGAAAGTTTCCAAAGACAAACGTGCTTTGAAATTCTTGAAAAGACGGGTAAGTTTATTACAGTAGTgtctaatttaattatttaattatactgaGCTAataattgaacatttttttttgttttgtgcAGTTGGGAACACACATCAGAGCCAAGAGGAAGCGTGAAGAATTGGGTAACATTCTTGTACAAATAAGAAAGGCTGGGCATCATTAAAAGCTTTTTGTACCTTGGAATAAATGatgcaaaaatattaattaataaattaataattacttaatatttatcgtcgttaattaattatttacatttttcctaccagtaatatatttatcatttattatttttatttcttcagtTAAAAGACTTGAAGTTTATTATTCAAAGTACAAAtagatttgaatttataaaatttcatttttatcattcgtaatatatataaatatatagatttaattttaagtgaaaatttttttttactccaaataCTGGGAGTCcagatgataattaaaattttttaaaattactttcaattgataatttgtgttattttttctacacaaatttactttttattttttttgggatTAACCGGTCATATAtacacataattttttattagaaacttattttaacttctaattattaaattttttttaaatacttgagATCAAAAGAATCATAAGTTTAATGAAAAGATCGATAAAGAATTTTAGTAGgctatagaattttttaattgagttgtgattcaaaatttttttcatcttgttaGTTTGTTTAAATGAAAGTATTTCTgttactaataaaaaaaaaaaaaaaaaaaacctaatgGCTCTGATAGacctatttgttcaaaaaagattaaactaatggaaaaaaccgattttgatattGAATTACTGTTCTAATTAaagccattctcagacagtgccccccccccactttttaaaaatttttatcaaatttttatcaattaattaaaaaaaaattaaagcatcaATTGAAAGAAGGACAACGTAGTTGTAATTTCGCCGatgtatagatttaaaaaaaaatatttacacttgatatcactaaggagttaaacaaaattcgttgaataaatttcagtaaaatcgtcatgtgaattttataattcgaatttttaaattttgttggctaaaatttattcaacaaatttcgtttaacttccaattgataacaattgtttttaaattctatatcttaacgaaattacgactacgttgtcctttttccaattaataaaattttaatacagttatgacagttgaaagtcattgcatatttttaaaaagtggagggccactgtctgagaatgcccgtaatttttaagtatttggACTCTGAAAGCAGTAGAATATAaagcaataaatatttctgtGAAATGAAGCGTACCTACtgcttaaaaaaatcaaataatctCTACTTTTCTTAGACTTgagattttaaattcaattgtgTATACCTCGAACGCGAAGCAGTAGTGCTCTATTATcgcaaagaaagaaaaaattgcgAATCACTCAGCTCAAATTATTTCCACCAACTTTTTATTGTACTTATATAGTAACAAAAGTTCACTAATGTCGAGAGAACACTCCGATTAACAATTCTGACTTagttataagtttttttatggagactattattaaaaacttttatttttatttttacttaattttttttttcgatgtgaCAAATTTATAGTGGTATGGAAGTATAACAGGATATTAAGACTCGCGTACTATTTTCGCTCGAGCCGAaggctatatatttattagagtgtttaaaaaaaaaaaaattaattttcttctgatttttataactagttAACGGTGTGTCGTAGGAAAAATCTGcagacatatttttgtaggaaattaaatgatctacaaaaa
The DNA window shown above is from Microplitis mediator isolate UGA2020A chromosome 1, iyMicMedi2.1, whole genome shotgun sequence and carries:
- the LOC130666102 gene encoding tRNA modification GTPase GTPBP3, mitochondrial isoform X1, with the translated sequence MWKKLITKLSTSDVKKRLNDTGGIFSFVCRHNSTGASTSASTSTIYALSSGQGKCGVAVVRISGSRSLEALKKMTSLLNPSPRQVFLRKIYDPITRDVIDKGLCLWFPGPNSFTGEDSVEFQVHGGPAVIESLMSALSKLEFTPAEPGEFTKRAFYNGKLDLTEIEGLADLIHAETEQQRKQALLQADGSLSNLYNSWKKKLSTSLANIEAYIDFSEDDNIEQNVLENCNERIKSLVSEISKHLADGRRGEILRSGVRTVIIGQPNVGKSSLLNYLVRRNAAIVTPIAGTTRDIVELNTNISGYPVILADTAGLVTSTRDIVEEEGIKRARSYAVTADFIILMIDISNYLSSCKSISDYVRYYIDLLEINDLIKDKQTNFIVVVNKIDLINKDSEKIINDLKDYGAVPISCDKEDGLSDLLNALTIKFKDICGNPSRENPTISQTRHRIHLINCVDYLNNYLEMINKYEYDMVIAAQQIRFAMRELGKITGHVSSEEILDIIFKNFCIGK
- the LOC130664320 gene encoding 60S ribosomal protein L36, which codes for MPARFELAVGLNRGHKTTKIRVAKNKTEKTRTVALRPSRFKGRQTKHTKFQRDLIREVTGHAPYEKRAMELLKVSKDKRALKFLKRRLGTHIRAKRKREELGNILVQIRKAGHH
- the LOC130666102 gene encoding tRNA modification GTPase GTPBP3, mitochondrial isoform X2; the encoded protein is MSVIVAEKRLNDTGGIFSFVCRHNSTGASTSASTSTIYALSSGQGKCGVAVVRISGSRSLEALKKMTSLLNPSPRQVFLRKIYDPITRDVIDKGLCLWFPGPNSFTGEDSVEFQVHGGPAVIESLMSALSKLEFTPAEPGEFTKRAFYNGKLDLTEIEGLADLIHAETEQQRKQALLQADGSLSNLYNSWKKKLSTSLANIEAYIDFSEDDNIEQNVLENCNERIKSLVSEISKHLADGRRGEILRSGVRTVIIGQPNVGKSSLLNYLVRRNAAIVTPIAGTTRDIVELNTNISGYPVILADTAGLVTSTRDIVEEEGIKRARSYAVTADFIILMIDISNYLSSCKSISDYVRYYIDLLEINDLIKDKQTNFIVVVNKIDLINKDSEKIINDLKDYGAVPISCDKEDGLSDLLNALTIKFKDICGNPSRENPTISQTRHRIHLINCVDYLNNYLEMINKYEYDMVIAAQQIRFAMRELGKITGHVSSEEILDIIFKNFCIGK